The following coding sequences are from one Methanococcoides orientis window:
- a CDS encoding fasciclin domain-containing protein encodes MKINKILVALLLATIVLVSGCTTSEPEEEEMDIVDTAVDAGSFTTLVQAVQAAGLEDTLRGDGPFTVFAPTDEAFAALPEGTLDALLADEEALAAVLTYHVVAGEVMAADVAGLESAETVQGESVTFDTMDGVKVNDANVVQADIMASNGVIHVIDKVILPPSMMEEEEMDIVDTAIEAGSFTTLVQAVQAAGLEETLRSEGPFTVFAPTDEAFAALPEGTLDALLADEEALAGVLTYHVVAGEYMAADVVTMDSAETVQGSEITFTVTDDGVMVNDATVVITDIEASNGVIHVIDAVLIP; translated from the coding sequence GTGAAAATAAATAAAATCTTAGTAGCTTTGCTTTTAGCAACGATTGTATTAGTTTCTGGTTGTACTACCAGTGAACCTGAAGAGGAAGAAATGGACATTGTGGACACGGCAGTGGACGCTGGTTCATTTACAACTCTGGTCCAGGCTGTCCAGGCTGCCGGACTTGAAGATACATTGAGAGGCGATGGTCCTTTCACAGTATTCGCACCAACTGACGAAGCATTTGCAGCATTACCTGAAGGAACTCTTGATGCATTACTTGCAGACGAAGAGGCTCTTGCAGCTGTGTTGACATATCATGTGGTTGCAGGTGAGGTCATGGCAGCAGACGTTGCAGGTCTGGAATCTGCAGAAACTGTCCAGGGTGAATCAGTTACTTTCGATACCATGGATGGTGTAAAAGTAAACGATGCAAATGTTGTCCAGGCAGACATCATGGCCAGCAATGGTGTGATCCATGTTATCGACAAGGTCATTCTTCCACCTTCAATGATGGAAGAGGAAGAAATGGACATCGTTGATACTGCAATAGAAGCAGGATCATTTACAACACTTGTGCAGGCTGTCCAGGCTGCCGGTCTTGAGGAGACACTGAGAAGTGAAGGTCCTTTCACTGTATTTGCACCAACAGATGAAGCATTTGCAGCATTACCTGAAGGAACTCTTGATGCATTACTTGCAGATGAAGAGGCTCTTGCAGGTGTACTTACCTACCACGTGGTTGCAGGTGAATATATGGCAGCAGATGTTGTAACAATGGATTCAGCTGAAACTGTACAGGGAAGTGAAATTACCTTCACTGTAACAGACGATGGTGTAATGGTCAATGATGCAACTGTTGTCATTACAGACATTGAAGCAAGTAATGGGGTCATACACGTCATTGACGCAGTACTGATACCATAA
- a CDS encoding DUF5830 family protein translates to MKHPKTIQKGLDYIVAMDATELSPLEIRELLRKTVTKRFEIIDQIMSAARKEGIITDKDGMCHFTYEENDLEFFKPKIIRSEEVNNCRCCGRSMKESHYIELKSGLIGPYGSKCVRKLYLDYLFE, encoded by the coding sequence ATGAAACATCCAAAGACTATCCAAAAAGGACTGGACTATATCGTAGCAATGGATGCAACAGAATTGTCTCCACTTGAGATCAGAGAGCTACTGCGTAAAACAGTGACCAAACGTTTTGAGATCATCGATCAGATAATGTCAGCCGCCAGAAAGGAAGGTATCATAACTGATAAAGATGGCATGTGCCACTTCACTTATGAGGAAAACGATCTGGAATTTTTTAAACCTAAAATTATACGATCAGAAGAGGTCAACAACTGTAGGTGTTGTGGCAGGAGTATGAAGGAAAGCCACTACATCGAATTAAAGTCCGGTTTGATTGGTCCATACGGTTCCAAATGTGTCAGGAAGCTCTATCTGGACTATTTGTTTGAATGA
- a CDS encoding DUF3303 domain-containing protein produces MLYMEISTWEPENRDKILEHFKELKMPAGVTVHNQWVDLTGSRYFILYECDDAEAFAAFNLPWSDVCYIDTVPVMKSTEFISLMSKKS; encoded by the coding sequence ATGTTATACATGGAAATAAGCACCTGGGAACCAGAGAATCGTGATAAGATACTTGAACACTTCAAAGAACTGAAGATGCCTGCCGGAGTAACAGTCCACAATCAATGGGTTGATCTAACAGGATCTCGATATTTCATCTTATATGAGTGTGATGATGCAGAAGCGTTTGCAGCATTTAATCTTCCATGGTCGGATGTGTGTTACATTGACACGGTTCCTGTAATGAAATCAACCGAATTCATATCATTAATGAGCAAAAAGAGCTGA
- a CDS encoding AzlC family ABC transporter permease, whose product MSQQSESLFTSALKTTLPVFLGYIPLGMAFGFLLEGAGYHWIYAPLMSIFIYAGAGQFIAVALLAAGAGLTEFAITTLLINLRHSFYGLSLLEKFSGVGKIKAYLIFALTDETYALLTTTKAPDEGSKGKFYFYITVLDHSYWILGSVLGAVLGSVLDLRLEGMTFVLTALFVVLTIEQYHASRSRFPFMAAMGAGVISLLLFSPDNMLLFSIFIGTLILIAHERFVQNDLEVRNIAEQDPDQEKIP is encoded by the coding sequence ATGAGCCAGCAGAGTGAAAGCCTCTTCACAAGCGCCCTCAAGACAACGCTACCGGTCTTCCTGGGATATATCCCATTAGGTATGGCCTTTGGCTTCCTTCTCGAAGGAGCCGGCTACCACTGGATATATGCACCCTTGATGAGCATATTCATCTATGCAGGTGCAGGGCAGTTCATTGCAGTTGCATTGCTGGCAGCCGGTGCAGGACTCACTGAATTTGCTATAACAACGCTGCTGATCAATCTACGGCATTCCTTCTACGGCCTGTCTTTGCTGGAAAAGTTCTCAGGTGTCGGAAAGATCAAAGCTTACCTCATCTTCGCACTTACTGATGAGACCTATGCTCTTCTTACAACCACCAAAGCCCCGGACGAAGGATCAAAGGGAAAGTTCTACTTTTACATAACTGTACTTGACCACTCATACTGGATCCTGGGTTCGGTCCTTGGAGCTGTACTTGGCTCAGTACTTGATCTCCGCCTGGAAGGAATGACCTTTGTGCTTACTGCACTGTTCGTGGTTCTGACGATCGAGCAATACCATGCTTCAAGGTCCCGTTTCCCGTTCATGGCAGCCATGGGTGCAGGTGTCATTTCACTGTTGCTCTTCAGCCCTGACAACATGTTGCTGTTCTCAATTTTCATCGGCACCCTCATCCTGATAGCACATGAAAGGTTCGTCCAGAACGACCTTGAGGTCAGAAATATTGCAGAACAGGACCCTGATCAGGAGAAGATCCCATGA
- a CDS encoding PEP/pyruvate-binding domain-containing protein, with translation MSDLIIPMESISEEDKENVGGKAYSLSRLREKGFNVPKYFSVTADAYRKFLKDSGLEGQILLEIARKDFGKMRWEEMWDTSLRLKNLFLNSSIPEDIENVIRSEIKKNYEKVPVVVRSSAPGEDSSNTSFAGIHESYVNVRGVDPILEHVKLVWASLWSDAAILYREELGLDIKESSMAVLVQELVEGQRSGIVFSKDPNNESHLVIESVYGLNEGLVSGDIEPDRWILDRETGAIIQHVVASDREKSVRLKEGGTFIEELSSTFSDKEPLSEDDISRIYEMAMLSEKVFDSPQDMEWTIRDDEIFLLQSRPITTLEDKEKSWYISLKRTFDNLKALRIKIEEILIPEMISDSGSMSQVDLQSLNDIELAEVIVSRRSTFEKWDSIYTKEFIPFAHGMRLFADVYNEKMKPSDPYEFMDLLSNSDLLSMRRNRKLNLLAGMLRNDDSLRKNVESRNVEGDFGKHFDEFMELFGRSSYVEDKIQMMKLILELSSHPENEIISPKDPKELIENFLAIFDRKEKKYASELLDIGRASYKLRDDDNIYLGRIEGHYMDSIKEGKSRLSKRGIDQNITDDDVIKALNEKNYIPKAQVITRDLSHPGNVRIRQIQGQPASKGIVTGIARVIETKDDLFAVRSGEILVCDAIDPNMTFVAPLVSGIIERRGGMLIHGAIIAREYGIPCVTGIPDAIDIISNGDEVTVDGYLGIIVIQRQ, from the coding sequence ATGAGCGATCTTATCATCCCGATGGAAAGTATCAGCGAGGAAGATAAAGAAAATGTTGGTGGGAAAGCTTATTCTTTATCAAGGCTCAGGGAAAAAGGATTCAATGTTCCAAAATATTTTTCGGTAACAGCCGATGCATATAGAAAGTTTTTAAAAGACAGTGGACTTGAAGGTCAGATCTTACTTGAGATTGCCAGAAAAGATTTCGGCAAGATGAGGTGGGAGGAGATGTGGGACACATCCTTGCGTCTTAAAAATCTGTTTTTGAATTCATCCATTCCTGAAGACATCGAAAATGTGATCAGGTCAGAAATTAAAAAGAATTACGAAAAAGTGCCGGTCGTTGTAAGATCATCAGCACCGGGTGAAGATTCATCAAATACTTCTTTTGCAGGCATCCATGAGTCTTATGTGAATGTCAGGGGTGTTGATCCAATACTTGAACATGTTAAGCTTGTATGGGCATCTCTATGGTCAGATGCTGCAATTCTTTATCGTGAGGAGTTAGGTCTTGACATAAAGGAAAGTTCAATGGCAGTCCTAGTTCAGGAACTCGTTGAAGGGCAAAGGTCCGGAATAGTTTTTAGCAAAGATCCAAATAATGAAAGCCATCTGGTCATAGAATCAGTTTATGGTCTTAATGAGGGTCTTGTTAGTGGTGATATTGAACCTGACAGGTGGATACTGGACAGGGAAACTGGTGCAATTATCCAGCATGTCGTCGCTTCCGACAGGGAAAAAAGTGTCAGGTTAAAAGAAGGCGGAACTTTTATCGAAGAACTGTCGTCTACTTTTTCAGATAAGGAACCGCTAAGTGAGGATGATATAAGCAGGATCTATGAGATGGCAATGCTCTCAGAAAAAGTGTTCGATTCTCCTCAGGATATGGAATGGACAATTCGGGATGATGAAATATTCCTCCTGCAGTCAAGGCCAATTACAACCCTTGAAGATAAGGAAAAGAGCTGGTATATTTCTTTAAAAAGGACCTTTGATAACCTGAAAGCTCTGCGTATTAAAATAGAGGAAATATTGATCCCGGAAATGATCTCTGATTCCGGATCAATGTCGCAGGTAGATCTTCAGAGCCTGAATGATATTGAACTTGCGGAGGTGATCGTTTCCCGAAGAAGTACATTCGAGAAGTGGGATTCAATATACACAAAAGAATTCATTCCTTTTGCTCATGGTATGAGGTTGTTCGCAGATGTGTATAATGAAAAGATGAAACCTTCAGATCCCTATGAGTTTATGGACCTTCTGTCAAATTCGGATCTTTTAAGTATGCGTAGGAACAGGAAGCTCAACTTACTTGCAGGAATGCTTCGAAATGATGATTCGCTGAGGAAAAATGTTGAGTCCAGAAATGTCGAGGGGGATTTTGGAAAGCATTTTGATGAATTCATGGAACTTTTTGGTCGATCATCTTATGTCGAGGACAAAATCCAGATGATGAAACTAATACTGGAATTATCTTCACATCCGGAGAATGAGATCATAAGTCCGAAAGATCCAAAAGAATTAATAGAGAATTTCCTTGCTATTTTCGATAGGAAAGAAAAAAAATATGCTTCTGAGTTGCTTGATATTGGTCGAGCAAGTTACAAACTCCGTGATGATGACAATATCTATCTTGGAAGAATTGAAGGACATTATATGGATTCAATTAAGGAAGGAAAAAGCAGACTTTCAAAAAGAGGAATTGACCAGAACATAACTGATGATGATGTCATAAAGGCGTTAAATGAAAAAAATTACATTCCAAAAGCACAAGTCATTACCAGGGATCTTAGTCATCCAGGTAATGTCAGGATAAGGCAGATCCAGGGGCAACCAGCCAGTAAAGGTATTGTTACAGGCATAGCAAGAGTTATAGAAACAAAGGATGATCTTTTTGCTGTAAGATCGGGTGAAATTCTGGTATGTGATGCGATCGATCCGAACATGACCTTTGTTGCGCCTCTTGTTTCCGGTATTATTGAGCGTAGAGGGGGCATGCTCATACATGGGGCGATAATTGCACGTGAGTATGGGATCCCTTGTGTAACAGGTATTCCGGATGCTATAGATATAATAAGTAACGGGGATGAAGTTACTGTTGATGGTTATCTGGGCATCATAGTTATACAAAGACAGTAA
- a CDS encoding pyridoxamine 5'-phosphate oxidase family protein, with amino-acid sequence MTVNTPEEALIDILKGQSLAVLATEKEGRPYTNLIAFAATEDLKNILFVTPRFTRKYSNIQGSSYASIMVDNRSNTVSDFKDATVVNAMGIVKEVDKVPVFSDLYLSKQPHLEKFLKAPTSALMMMEVEKYIIATSFQNVVEMELK; translated from the coding sequence ATGACTGTAAATACGCCTGAAGAGGCCTTAATAGATATCTTAAAAGGGCAGAGTCTTGCAGTTCTTGCTACTGAAAAAGAAGGAAGGCCGTATACAAATCTTATAGCGTTTGCTGCCACCGAAGACCTCAAGAACATACTTTTTGTAACTCCCAGGTTTACAAGAAAATATTCCAACATACAAGGTTCAAGCTATGCATCAATTATGGTGGATAACAGGTCGAATACGGTTTCGGATTTTAAGGATGCAACTGTTGTTAATGCAATGGGAATTGTAAAAGAAGTAGATAAAGTTCCTGTTTTTTCTGATCTCTATCTTTCAAAACAACCACATTTAGAAAAGTTCCTTAAGGCCCCCACATCTGCATTGATGATGATGGAAGTTGAAAAATACATTATTGCAACGAGTTTCCAGAATGTTGTGGAGATGGAGTTGAAATGA
- a CDS encoding DUF378 domain-containing protein, with protein MDWIAIDLVVIGGLNWGLVGISQDFNLVALIFGYSIIARIEYLLVGLSAFYMIDFANKKH; from the coding sequence TTGGACTGGATAGCAATAGATCTGGTAGTTATTGGAGGTTTGAACTGGGGATTAGTCGGAATCTCACAGGATTTCAATCTTGTAGCTTTGATCTTCGGTTACAGCATAATTGCGAGAATTGAGTATCTACTGGTCGGATTATCAGCATTTTACATGATCGATTTTGCAAATAAAAAACATTGA
- a CDS encoding branched-chain amino acid transporter permease: protein MMEDPAHFLVVTAVVAVATFATRAIPFVFFNARAPPQILSTIEKNLPPMILLLLVIYCLKDVQWLYAPYGVPEIFTIAAVMGLHLWKRNAMLSIFAGTGLYMLLVQLDVFSIIFG from the coding sequence ATGATGGAAGATCCGGCACATTTTCTGGTCGTTACAGCAGTAGTAGCAGTGGCAACCTTCGCGACAAGGGCTATTCCTTTTGTATTCTTTAATGCTCGAGCTCCCCCGCAGATCCTCTCCACCATTGAGAAGAACCTACCTCCGATGATCCTCCTACTGCTCGTGATCTACTGCCTGAAGGATGTACAGTGGCTTTATGCTCCATACGGAGTCCCGGAGATATTCACAATAGCAGCTGTCATGGGCCTGCACTTGTGGAAACGCAATGCAATGCTCAGCATTTTTGCAGGAACGGGTCTGTATATGCTGCTGGTGCAGTTGGATGTTTTTTCAATTATATTTGGATAA
- a CDS encoding calcium/sodium antiporter, whose product MYELLILLIGLAGLMLGAELIIKAALAIAEHYKISHAFIGLTLLTLGTNLPELVISVTGSIQRSMGTETSGLIIGDSIGSCFGQIGITMGIVGMFGALTLTKRELSRDGVMMLISVALLFLTGLDGTLSRTDGLIFLAAYAVYFFLLYREEEVHQKFKSAPPLYFTRTILSISAGFAILILSSYAVLNNALYLADMWGISQSFIGIVLIGLGTSLPELALSWSSIRKRAVNLSVFNLIGSNIFDILFTLGVGSLISSFTVSEALVRFDIPALFFVSLLVLLFFRRHMQLKKNEAFVLILLYVLYISVKIYSL is encoded by the coding sequence ATGTATGAACTCTTAATTCTACTGATAGGACTTGCAGGCCTGATGTTAGGAGCTGAACTTATCATCAAAGCAGCCCTGGCAATCGCCGAACACTACAAGATCTCACATGCATTTATCGGCCTTACACTACTAACTCTGGGAACAAACCTGCCGGAGCTTGTCATTAGTGTTACCGGTTCCATCCAGCGATCAATGGGAACCGAAACATCAGGACTTATTATTGGTGATTCCATAGGTTCCTGCTTTGGTCAGATCGGCATCACTATGGGCATTGTTGGCATGTTCGGGGCTCTGACCTTAACAAAACGCGAACTTTCCCGGGACGGAGTAATGATGCTGATCTCTGTTGCCCTCCTATTCCTGACCGGTCTGGATGGTACACTTAGCCGGACAGACGGCCTGATCTTCCTCGCGGCTTATGCGGTCTATTTCTTTTTGCTATACAGAGAAGAAGAGGTCCACCAGAAATTCAAGAGTGCTCCACCATTATACTTTACACGGACGATCCTTTCCATTAGTGCCGGTTTTGCCATCCTCATACTATCGTCCTATGCAGTTCTGAACAACGCACTATACCTGGCAGATATGTGGGGGATCTCACAATCCTTCATCGGGATAGTACTCATCGGACTGGGAACCTCATTGCCGGAACTTGCACTCTCATGGAGCAGTATCCGGAAAAGAGCTGTAAACCTGTCCGTATTCAACCTGATCGGAAGCAATATATTCGACATACTGTTCACCCTTGGAGTAGGCAGTCTGATAAGCAGCTTTACCGTAAGTGAAGCTCTGGTAAGATTTGACATTCCAGCCTTGTTCTTCGTCTCATTGCTTGTACTGTTGTTCTTCAGAAGGCATATGCAATTGAAGAAGAATGAGGCGTTTGTGTTGATATTGCTTTATGTGCTTTATATCAGCGTGAAGATCTACAGTCTATGA
- a CDS encoding DUF3303 domain-containing protein — protein MLYMEISSWEPQNRDKILEHFKEIKVPAGITIVNQWVDLTGSRYFILYECDDAEAFAAFNLPWSDICYIESVPVMESTKFMSLMSKK, from the coding sequence ATGTTATATATGGAAATTAGTTCATGGGAACCACAGAACCGTGATAAGATACTTGAGCACTTTAAAGAGATCAAGGTGCCTGCAGGAATAACTATCGTCAATCAGTGGGTCGATCTGACAGGGTCCAGGTATTTTATCCTGTATGAGTGTGACGATGCAGAGGCTTTTGCAGCATTCAACCTTCCATGGTCGGATATATGCTACATTGAGAGTGTTCCTGTGATGGAATCAACCAAGTTCATGTCTCTCATGAGCAAAAAATAA
- a CDS encoding YbgA family protein → MSNCNIPEYPYSRPRVVASKCLEFEAVRYNGSVINCPTVRALIPFVDFITVCPEVEIGLGVPRDTIRIVLVDGKKRLIQPKTETDITESMDNFTDKFLNDLPDVDGFIFKSGSPTIGIRKIKIYAASDKGFVIDYGSGFFADKIVQKYAEYPLEEDDRLRNNIIRNHFLTKLFVFSDLRTVKESGSFEKLERFHKYNRYLFRLYDRDLAVKMDQLLENKSSLGSDKIMTEYGKLIPQVFSRSPGSNEFMDIANELLLSVASSLNDVEEKYLEQVIKKYADNRMACDALLEVLKLYVMRFSDSKEEYSRLFFPYPEELKNESEPDRDRDFWANFPILTKPD, encoded by the coding sequence ATGTCAAACTGTAATATTCCCGAGTATCCATACTCAAGACCTCGCGTGGTTGCAAGTAAATGTCTTGAGTTTGAAGCTGTGCGCTATAATGGAAGCGTTATTAATTGCCCTACTGTTCGTGCTTTAATTCCATTTGTAGATTTCATCACAGTTTGCCCGGAAGTAGAAATTGGACTTGGGGTTCCACGTGATACTATAAGGATCGTGCTTGTAGATGGCAAGAAAAGACTGATTCAGCCAAAAACAGAGACTGATATAACAGAAAGTATGGATAATTTCACTGACAAATTTCTGAATGATCTGCCTGATGTTGATGGTTTCATATTTAAATCCGGTTCACCTACGATCGGAATAAGGAAGATCAAGATATACGCTGCTTCTGATAAAGGGTTCGTAATTGATTATGGGTCTGGCTTTTTTGCAGACAAGATCGTTCAGAAATATGCAGAATATCCTCTTGAAGAGGACGATCGGCTTAGAAACAATATTATAAGGAATCATTTCCTTACAAAACTTTTTGTGTTTTCAGATCTTCGGACTGTGAAAGAGTCGGGTTCATTTGAAAAGCTGGAGAGGTTCCATAAGTATAATCGTTATCTTTTCCGCCTGTATGATCGTGATCTGGCTGTGAAAATGGATCAGTTATTGGAGAATAAAAGCTCATTAGGATCTGATAAGATCATGACAGAATATGGTAAACTCATTCCACAGGTTTTTTCCAGATCACCGGGTTCGAACGAATTTATGGATATTGCAAACGAGTTACTCTTAAGTGTAGCTTCTTCTTTGAATGACGTTGAAGAGAAATACCTTGAGCAGGTAATTAAAAAATATGCGGATAATCGAATGGCATGCGATGCATTACTTGAGGTCCTTAAGCTTTATGTTATGCGTTTTAGTGATTCAAAAGAAGAATATTCCAGATTGTTCTTCCCATATCCGGAAGAATTAAAGAATGAATCAGAACCTGATCGGGACAGGGATTTCTGGGCAAATTTCCCGATATTAACTAAGCCTGATTGA